One genomic region from Paracoccus pantotrophus encodes:
- a CDS encoding NAD(P)-dependent oxidoreductase — translation MTETSTVGIVGLGAMGLGMAASAVRAGFRTLGFDLSPERLAQARAEGVEPAGDLAQVFAADRVVFSLPTARDVAGVIDQVSGVLEGRSRVVVIDTSTSEPAVTRALAARLAAMGHGFLDAPVSGGPAGAAKGALTMMIGGSAADLADARPVIEALSARAIHVGDSGAGNVAKLVNNLLCAAHMLTTAEGLRLAEAAGIPAQSVLEVLNAASGRTMLSEVHFPAWVMNGAFNSGFTMALMQKDVRLARQLAEECGARLPLTEKAAQLWADAPYAGDDDFTRMGDFRAK, via the coding sequence ATGACAGAAACATCCACCGTCGGCATCGTGGGCCTGGGCGCGATGGGCCTTGGCATGGCAGCCTCTGCTGTCAGGGCCGGCTTCCGCACCCTGGGATTCGACCTGTCACCTGAACGGCTGGCGCAGGCGCGCGCCGAAGGCGTCGAGCCGGCGGGCGATCTGGCCCAGGTCTTTGCCGCCGATCGCGTGGTCTTCTCGCTGCCGACGGCGCGCGATGTCGCGGGCGTCATCGACCAGGTCTCGGGGGTTCTCGAGGGACGTTCTCGGGTCGTCGTCATCGACACCTCGACCTCGGAACCCGCGGTGACGCGGGCGCTGGCGGCCCGGCTGGCGGCGATGGGGCACGGTTTCCTGGACGCGCCCGTCTCGGGCGGGCCGGCCGGCGCGGCCAAGGGCGCGCTGACCATGATGATCGGCGGTTCCGCCGCAGACCTGGCCGATGCCCGGCCCGTCATCGAGGCGCTGTCGGCCAGGGCGATCCATGTCGGCGACAGCGGTGCGGGCAATGTGGCCAAGCTGGTCAACAACCTGCTTTGCGCCGCCCATATGCTGACCACGGCCGAGGGGCTGCGCCTGGCCGAGGCGGCGGGCATTCCCGCGCAATCGGTGCTGGAGGTGCTGAACGCCGCTTCCGGGCGGACCATGCTCAGCGAGGTGCATTTCCCGGCCTGGGTGATGAACGGCGCCTTCAACAGCGGCTTTACCATGGCGCTGATGCAAAAGGACGTGCGGCTGGCGCGGCAGCTGGCCGAGGAATGCGGCGCCCGGCTGCCGCTGACCGAGAAGGCCGCGCAGCTTTGGGCCGATGCGCCCTATGCCGGCGACGACGACTTTACCCGCATGGGCGATTTCCGGGCGAAATGA
- a CDS encoding LysR family transcriptional regulator, protein MMTLDRRDIRIYLAVHRHGSIRAASDQLGLAPSVVSRQIADIEAQLGVTLFERSSKGVRLTDAGNLVLEHARHVVEEAGFLQEQLADLRGIQQRNIRIHCGEGFLADFIRNGLAGFMSHSPHVRYELLIGSTDAVVAALANGESDIGIAYNPPVTGSVRSIVSAGHPLCVVMPPGHALAGLPQVRLADCLDYPLALLPRGHGTTDLLARVASDSGLALAPQLMTTSIDALRRFVTTGLGLAFLPRASVAMDLAEGAAVVRELADLALLGATAHLMVRARRRLPASVAQLAGHLERSMASFADVPLGATPRS, encoded by the coding sequence ATGATGACCCTCGACCGCCGCGACATCCGCATCTATCTGGCCGTGCATCGCCATGGCTCGATCCGCGCCGCCAGCGACCAGCTTGGGCTGGCGCCCTCGGTGGTGTCGCGCCAGATCGCCGATATCGAGGCGCAGCTGGGCGTGACCCTGTTCGAGCGCAGCTCGAAAGGCGTGCGCCTGACCGATGCCGGCAACCTGGTGCTGGAACATGCCCGCCACGTCGTCGAGGAGGCGGGCTTCCTTCAGGAACAGCTTGCCGATCTGCGCGGCATCCAGCAGCGCAACATCCGCATCCATTGCGGCGAGGGGTTCCTGGCGGATTTCATCCGGAATGGCCTGGCCGGATTCATGTCGCACAGCCCGCATGTGCGCTACGAATTGCTGATCGGCTCGACGGATGCGGTCGTCGCGGCGCTGGCCAATGGCGAAAGCGACATCGGCATCGCCTACAACCCGCCGGTGACGGGATCGGTGCGCAGCATCGTTTCGGCCGGCCATCCGCTTTGCGTGGTGATGCCGCCCGGCCATGCCCTGGCCGGCCTGCCGCAGGTCCGGCTGGCCGATTGCCTGGACTATCCCCTGGCGCTGCTGCCCAGGGGGCATGGCACCACCGACCTGCTGGCACGGGTCGCCTCGGACAGCGGGCTGGCGCTGGCGCCGCAGCTGATGACCACCTCGATCGACGCGCTGCGCCGCTTCGTGACCACAGGGCTGGGGCTGGCCTTCCTGCCCCGGGCCTCGGTCGCCATGGACCTGGCCGAGGGCGCGGCGGTGGTGCGCGAACTGGCCGACCTGGCGCTTCTGGGGGCGACGGCGCATCTGATGGTGCGGGCGCGGCGGCGGCTGCCCGCATCCGTGGCGCAACTGGCCGGACATCTGGAACGCAGCATGGCCAGCTTTGCCGATGTTCCGCTGGGGGCAACACCTCGTTCGTGA
- a CDS encoding M20 aminoacylase family protein, with protein MRDLPAQVVADAIDWRRRLHRNPELGFQEHETAGFIAGQLAGFGYEVRRGIGRTGVVGSLTKGNGNRAIGIRADIDALPITETSGAEWASGNPGRAHACGHDGHTAVALAAARLLADMPFEGTLRFIFQPAEENEGGGRAMVEDGLFRDCPVDAVYALHNWPGLPLGTLVARDREMMVAFGTFEIRLAGKGAHGAMPHEGADTLLAASQLVSALQSIAARNVSPLDSAVVSVTQIHGGDAWNVLPETAVIRGTTRWFDPAVGDLIEARLRKLAASVAEGFGCTAEIVYERRYPSTLNTPENAALVRKVAAAGGLSVVDAPPSMAAEDFAFMLNELPGCYFWMGAGREAGDNPGLHSPRFDFNDALIPLAVGFWLDLAAAELRAP; from the coding sequence ATGCGCGACCTGCCGGCACAGGTGGTGGCCGATGCGATCGATTGGCGCAGGCGGTTGCACCGCAATCCCGAACTGGGGTTCCAGGAACACGAGACCGCCGGCTTCATCGCCGGGCAGCTTGCCGGTTTCGGCTATGAGGTCCGGCGCGGCATCGGCCGGACCGGGGTGGTCGGCAGCCTGACCAAAGGCAATGGCAACCGCGCCATCGGCATTCGCGCCGATATCGACGCCCTGCCGATCACCGAGACCAGCGGCGCCGAATGGGCCTCGGGCAATCCCGGCCGGGCGCATGCCTGCGGCCATGACGGCCATACGGCGGTGGCGCTGGCCGCCGCCCGCCTGCTGGCCGATATGCCCTTCGAAGGCACGCTCCGCTTCATCTTCCAGCCCGCCGAGGAGAACGAGGGCGGCGGGCGGGCCATGGTCGAGGACGGGCTGTTTCGCGACTGCCCGGTCGATGCTGTCTATGCGCTGCACAACTGGCCCGGCCTGCCGCTCGGCACGCTGGTTGCGCGCGACCGCGAGATGATGGTGGCCTTCGGCACCTTCGAGATCCGGCTTGCCGGCAAGGGGGCGCATGGCGCCATGCCGCACGAGGGGGCGGATACGCTGCTCGCCGCCTCGCAGCTGGTGTCGGCGCTGCAATCCATCGCGGCGCGCAATGTCAGCCCGCTGGACAGCGCGGTCGTGTCGGTGACGCAGATCCATGGCGGCGATGCCTGGAACGTCCTGCCGGAAACCGCCGTCATCCGCGGCACGACCCGCTGGTTCGATCCGGCGGTCGGCGACCTGATCGAGGCGCGGCTGCGCAAGCTGGCCGCATCGGTCGCCGAAGGGTTCGGCTGCACGGCCGAGATCGTCTATGAACGGCGCTATCCCTCGACCCTGAATACCCCGGAAAACGCTGCCCTGGTGCGCAAGGTCGCGGCGGCGGGCGGGCTTTCGGTCGTCGACGCCCCGCCCAGCATGGCGGCCGAGGATTTCGCCTTCATGCTGAACGAGCTGCCCGGCTGCTATTTCTGGATGGGCGCGGGCCGCGAGGCCGGCGACAATCCCGGCCTGCATTCGCCGCGCTTCGATTTCAACGATGCGCTGATCCCGCTGGCCGTCGGCTTCTGGCTGGACCTGGCGGCGGCCGAGCTTCGCGCGCCTTGA